From Solwaraspora sp. WMMD1047, the proteins below share one genomic window:
- a CDS encoding FkbM family methyltransferase: protein MTSAAGLLTRASSRLAAVLPERLTAGAIRAVYPRVEPELARLASFAPAGGTAVDVGAWYGPWTARLRRIADRVVAVEPNAQLADCVQAAFPDVRVVRAVVSDHTGQAELHLPAGGPAVGTSSIEYGDGPSITVPRTTIDALGLTDVRFVKLDVEGHELPALRGAAETIQRDSPTLLVEVEERIQPVEPIVDLLRGWGYRGFVLPDRDWLPLDGFDLIGHQRDNLARVRQSFARRVLLPRPRYVNSVLFRKD, encoded by the coding sequence ATGACCAGTGCCGCCGGCCTGCTGACCCGGGCCAGTTCCCGGCTCGCGGCCGTCCTGCCCGAGCGGCTCACCGCCGGTGCGATCCGCGCCGTCTATCCCCGCGTCGAGCCGGAGCTCGCCCGGCTCGCCAGCTTCGCGCCGGCCGGCGGCACCGCCGTCGACGTCGGCGCCTGGTACGGACCATGGACCGCCCGGCTGCGCCGCATCGCCGACCGGGTGGTGGCGGTCGAGCCCAACGCCCAGCTCGCCGACTGTGTCCAGGCCGCCTTCCCCGACGTCCGGGTGGTCCGGGCCGTGGTCTCCGACCACACCGGCCAGGCCGAGCTCCATCTGCCCGCCGGCGGGCCCGCGGTGGGGACCTCCTCCATCGAGTACGGCGACGGGCCGTCGATAACCGTGCCGCGTACCACCATCGACGCGCTCGGGCTGACCGACGTGCGGTTCGTCAAGCTCGACGTCGAAGGCCACGAACTGCCGGCGCTGCGCGGCGCCGCCGAGACGATCCAGCGGGACTCGCCGACCCTGCTGGTCGAGGTCGAGGAGCGGATCCAGCCGGTCGAGCCGATCGTCGACCTGCTGCGCGGCTGGGGCTACCGCGGCTTCGTGCTGCCCGACCGGGACTGGCTCCCGCTGGACGGGTTCGACCTGATCGGCCACCAGCGGGACAACCTCGCCCGGGTCCGGCAGAGCTTCGCCCGCCGGGTGCTGCTGCCCCGCCCCCGCTACGTCAACTCGGTGCTGTTTCGGAAGGACTGA
- a CDS encoding DMT family transporter has translation MTAATAPDSPGVAVRDWFPGFLALAAIWGSSFLFIKVAVDELHPIYVTLGRVASGALTVLVVLAVLRDRLPRDPKLWAHTAVIAAVGVVVPFTLFGYGEQRIPSLLAGIWNATTPLVVLPLAVLVFRTERMTARRAVGMGLGFVGVLVVLGAWHGLGGAEFTGQLMCFGAAACYGVVIPYQKRFVAGRRESGVSLVAAQLVVATLQLLVLAPLLAGAPPAPTDLSLAAVGSLLALGVLGSGLAFVIHMRNIRLAGASTASMVTYLVPIFAVVIGVLALDEHLTWYQPVGALIVLLGVAISQGTLSRRRPVPAAPARLAGVGAGPGQ, from the coding sequence GTGACAGCCGCTACCGCACCTGACAGTCCCGGGGTCGCCGTGCGCGACTGGTTCCCCGGCTTCCTCGCCCTCGCGGCGATCTGGGGTTCCAGTTTCCTCTTCATCAAGGTGGCCGTCGACGAGCTGCACCCGATCTACGTCACCCTCGGCCGGGTCGCCTCCGGGGCACTGACCGTGCTGGTGGTGCTCGCGGTGTTACGCGACCGGCTGCCCCGCGACCCGAAGCTGTGGGCGCACACCGCGGTGATCGCCGCCGTGGGGGTGGTCGTCCCGTTCACCCTCTTCGGCTACGGCGAGCAGCGGATTCCGTCGCTGCTCGCCGGCATCTGGAACGCCACCACGCCGCTCGTCGTGCTGCCGCTGGCGGTGCTGGTCTTCCGCACCGAGCGGATGACCGCCCGTCGGGCGGTCGGCATGGGGCTGGGCTTCGTCGGCGTGCTGGTGGTGCTCGGGGCGTGGCACGGGCTCGGCGGGGCCGAGTTCACCGGCCAGTTGATGTGCTTCGGCGCGGCGGCCTGCTACGGGGTGGTGATCCCGTACCAGAAGCGGTTCGTCGCCGGTCGGCGCGAGTCCGGGGTGTCGCTGGTGGCGGCCCAGTTGGTGGTCGCCACCCTCCAACTCCTGGTGCTGGCCCCGCTGCTGGCCGGTGCCCCGCCGGCCCCGACCGACCTGTCGCTGGCGGCGGTCGGCAGCCTCCTCGCGTTGGGGGTGCTCGGCAGCGGCCTCGCGTTCGTCATCCACATGCGCAACATCCGGTTGGCCGGGGCGAGCACCGCCTCCATGGTCACCTACCTGGTGCCGATCTTCGCGGTGGTGATCGGTGTGCTGGCGCTCGACGAGCACCTGACCTGGTACCAGCCGGTCGGCGCGCTTATCGTCCTGCTCGGGGTGGCGATCTCGCAGGGGACGCTGTCCCGCCGCCGGCCGGTCCCCGCCGCACCGGCCCGGCTAGCCGGCGTGGGCGCCGGTCCAGGCCAGTAG
- a CDS encoding PHP domain-containing protein yields the protein MTARDAIADLRRIAFLLERANEATFRVKAFRSAATALGALPAAELTERAAAGTLTELAGVGDVTARCVTESLAGEEPVYLRRLAATEGTDLDTEAAALRAALRGDCHTHSDWSDGGSPIEEMALAAVELGHEYLALTDHSPRLTVARGLTAARLRRQLDHVEALNAALPPGFRVLTGIEVDILADGSLDQDEELLARLDVVVGSVHSGLKDDKARMTRRMLAAIANPHLDILGHCTGRMVTSRPAGVTGPGDKGHRRRTRPPSDFDADAVFAACAEHDKAVEINSRPERQDPPKRLLRLAVEAGCRFAINTDAHAPGQLDWQRFGCERAALCGVPADRVVNTWPADQLLAWTGAHAG from the coding sequence ATGACCGCCCGGGACGCGATCGCCGACCTGCGCCGGATCGCCTTCCTGTTGGAGCGGGCGAACGAGGCGACCTTCCGGGTGAAGGCGTTCCGGTCGGCCGCGACCGCGCTCGGCGCGCTGCCGGCCGCCGAGCTGACCGAGCGGGCCGCGGCCGGCACCCTGACCGAGCTGGCCGGGGTGGGTGACGTCACCGCCCGCTGCGTGACCGAGTCGCTGGCCGGTGAGGAACCGGTCTACCTGCGGCGGCTGGCCGCCACCGAGGGCACCGACCTGGACACCGAGGCGGCGGCGCTGCGGGCCGCCCTGCGGGGTGACTGCCACACCCACTCCGACTGGTCCGACGGCGGCTCGCCGATCGAGGAGATGGCGCTGGCCGCGGTCGAGCTGGGCCACGAGTACCTGGCGCTCACCGACCACTCCCCCCGACTGACGGTGGCCCGGGGCCTGACGGCGGCCCGGCTGCGCCGGCAGCTCGACCACGTCGAGGCGCTCAACGCCGCCCTGCCGCCCGGCTTCCGGGTGCTCACCGGGATCGAGGTGGACATCCTCGCCGACGGGTCGCTGGACCAGGACGAGGAGCTGCTGGCCCGGCTCGACGTGGTGGTCGGCTCGGTGCACAGCGGGCTGAAGGACGACAAGGCCCGGATGACCCGGCGGATGCTGGCCGCGATCGCCAACCCGCACCTGGACATCCTCGGGCACTGCACCGGGCGGATGGTCACCAGCCGACCGGCCGGGGTGACCGGGCCGGGCGACAAGGGCCACCGGCGGCGGACCCGGCCGCCGAGCGACTTCGACGCGGACGCGGTCTTCGCCGCCTGCGCCGAGCACGACAAGGCGGTGGAGATCAACTCCCGGCCGGAGCGGCAGGACCCGCCGAAGCGGCTGCTGCGGCTGGCGGTGGAGGCGGGCTGCCGGTTCGCCATCAACACCGACGCGCACGCCCCGGGTCAGCTCGACTGGCAGCGGTTCGGCTGTGAGCGGGCGGCGCTGTGCGGGGTACCGGCCGACCGGGTGGTGAACACCTGGCCAGCCGACCAGCTACTGGCCTGGACCGGCGCCCACGCCGGCTAG
- the mtnA gene encoding S-methyl-5-thioribose-1-phosphate isomerase yields MRTIDWVDGAVELIDQTALPDRLSTLRLETVEELADAIGRLAVRGAPALGVAGALGVALAARRHGSDPEALAAAVRRLATARPTAVNLALGVHRAAGRLPDGPDAVLAEALAVRDEEIAASEAMARLGADLLLELCGDRPRLLTHCNTGGLATVVGGTALGAVLELHRRGVLDSVVASETRPLLQGARLTAWELDRAGVDFRVAVDGAGPFLMARGEVDAVVLGADRICANGDTVNKIGSYAHALGARRAGIPFVVVAPESTVDLATATGAEVQIEDRGTAEVLTRPDGASVGPAGTRAANPAFDVTPHDLITAIVTDRRVIRLDRGERL; encoded by the coding sequence ATGCGGACCATCGACTGGGTGGACGGCGCCGTCGAGCTCATCGACCAGACGGCGCTGCCGGACCGACTCAGCACGCTCCGGTTGGAGACCGTCGAGGAGCTGGCCGACGCGATCGGGCGGCTCGCCGTACGCGGTGCTCCCGCGCTCGGCGTGGCCGGCGCGCTCGGGGTGGCGCTGGCGGCCCGCCGGCACGGCTCCGACCCGGAGGCGCTGGCGGCGGCCGTCCGGCGGCTGGCGACCGCCCGCCCGACGGCGGTGAACCTGGCCCTCGGGGTGCACCGGGCCGCGGGCCGACTGCCCGACGGCCCGGACGCGGTGCTCGCCGAGGCGCTCGCGGTCCGCGACGAGGAGATCGCCGCGTCGGAGGCGATGGCCCGCCTCGGGGCCGACCTGCTGCTGGAGCTCTGCGGCGACCGGCCCCGGCTGCTCACCCACTGCAACACCGGCGGGCTGGCCACGGTGGTCGGCGGCACGGCCCTCGGCGCGGTGCTCGAACTGCACCGGCGCGGGGTGCTCGACTCGGTGGTGGCCAGCGAGACCCGCCCGCTGCTGCAGGGCGCCCGGTTGACGGCCTGGGAGCTGGACCGGGCCGGGGTGGACTTCCGGGTGGCGGTGGACGGCGCCGGGCCGTTTCTGATGGCCCGGGGCGAGGTGGACGCGGTGGTGCTGGGCGCCGACCGGATCTGCGCGAACGGGGACACCGTCAACAAGATCGGCAGTTACGCGCACGCGCTCGGTGCCCGGCGGGCCGGCATCCCGTTCGTGGTGGTGGCGCCGGAGTCGACGGTCGACCTGGCCACCGCCACCGGTGCCGAGGTCCAGATCGAGGATCGGGGTACGGCCGAGGTGCTGACCCGCCCGGACGGCGCCAGCGTCGGCCCCGCCGGCACCCGGGCGGCCAACCCCGCCTTCGACGTGACCCCGCACGACCTGATCACCGCGATCGTCACCGACCGCCGCGTGATCCGGCTGGACCGGGGCGAGCGGCTCTGA
- a CDS encoding class I SAM-dependent methyltransferase, whose protein sequence is MPPIDYYSTQGWGAETMPLRHRQIVAGRLLATTVTELAGGRGGDPVEVLDVGCGDGSFLAHLAGLVGDVPVRWVGIDYSPDQLAAASRLPYEFHRCDLDQGIPLPDASLDVVHAAEVIEHLYDPDRLLEECARVLRPGGHLLVTTPNLQAWYNRLLFLAGVQPIFYETSSRSTEVGAGPLRRLKKGTLPVGHLRLFNRTALVDLMRREGFEPTIVRGARFHEIPAALTWLEALICHRSSLASILVIQAVRH, encoded by the coding sequence GTGCCGCCGATCGACTACTACAGCACCCAGGGCTGGGGCGCCGAGACGATGCCACTGCGCCACCGGCAGATCGTCGCCGGTCGGCTGCTCGCCACGACCGTGACCGAGCTTGCCGGTGGCCGCGGCGGTGACCCGGTCGAGGTGTTGGACGTCGGGTGCGGCGACGGGAGCTTCCTGGCGCACCTCGCCGGGCTGGTCGGCGACGTGCCGGTGCGCTGGGTCGGCATCGACTACTCGCCCGACCAGTTGGCCGCCGCCTCCCGGCTCCCGTACGAGTTCCACCGGTGCGACCTCGACCAGGGCATCCCGCTGCCGGACGCCTCGCTGGACGTGGTGCACGCGGCCGAGGTCATCGAACACCTCTACGACCCCGACCGGTTGCTGGAGGAGTGCGCCCGGGTGCTGCGCCCCGGCGGCCACCTGCTGGTCACCACGCCGAACCTGCAGGCCTGGTACAACCGGCTGCTCTTCCTCGCCGGCGTGCAACCGATCTTCTACGAGACGTCCAGCCGCTCCACCGAGGTGGGCGCCGGGCCGCTGCGCCGGTTGAAGAAGGGCACCCTCCCGGTCGGACACCTGCGGCTGTTCAACCGGACCGCGCTCGTCGACCTGATGCGCCGCGAGGGCTTCGAGCCGACCATCGTGCGCGGTGCCCGCTTCCACGAGATCCCGGCGGCGCTGACCTGGCTGGAGGCGCTGATCTGCCACCGGTCGTCACTGGCGTCCATCCTGGTCATCCAGGCCGTCCGGCACTGA
- a CDS encoding class I SAM-dependent methyltransferase, with product MSTTVTPPVPHRADLARSVRLFRAFRKEQTDPDHFYGMLAEDTVGQLRSYTDLDGAVVVDVGGGAGYFADALRAAGARIVCVDCDAGEMSARGGAMPAGGVLGSALELPLRSGSVDVCFSSNVLEHVPEPVRMADEMVRVTRPGGTIYLSYTNWLSPWGGHETSPWHYLGGHRAAQRYRRRHGRPPKNVYGESMFGVSVAEMLRWVRGQDAAEVVAVLPRYLPRWAWPIVRVPAAREVLTWNLVIVLRKP from the coding sequence ATGAGTACGACGGTGACCCCGCCCGTCCCGCACCGGGCCGACCTGGCCCGCTCGGTGCGGCTGTTCCGGGCGTTCCGCAAGGAGCAGACCGACCCGGACCACTTCTACGGAATGCTCGCCGAGGACACCGTCGGCCAGCTGCGGTCGTACACGGATCTGGACGGGGCCGTGGTGGTCGATGTCGGCGGCGGCGCCGGGTACTTCGCCGACGCGCTGCGCGCCGCGGGTGCCCGGATCGTCTGTGTGGACTGCGACGCCGGTGAGATGTCCGCGCGGGGCGGCGCGATGCCGGCCGGTGGGGTGCTCGGCAGCGCGCTCGAACTGCCGTTGCGGTCCGGATCGGTCGACGTCTGCTTCTCCTCGAACGTGTTGGAGCACGTGCCCGAGCCGGTCCGGATGGCCGACGAGATGGTCCGGGTGACCCGGCCGGGCGGCACCATCTATCTCTCCTACACCAACTGGCTCTCCCCGTGGGGTGGCCACGAGACCTCCCCCTGGCACTACCTGGGCGGGCACCGGGCGGCGCAGCGTTACCGGCGGCGGCACGGTCGCCCCCCGAAGAACGTGTACGGCGAGAGCATGTTCGGCGTCTCCGTCGCCGAGATGCTGCGCTGGGTACGCGGCCAGGACGCCGCCGAGGTGGTGGCGGTCCTGCCCCGCTATCTGCCCCGCTGGGCCTGGCCGATCGTCCGGGTCCCGGCGGCCCGCGAGGTGCTCACCTGGAACCTCGTCATCGTCCTGCGCAAACCTTGA
- a CDS encoding glycosyltransferase family 4 protein: protein MRSSDTPGRHVLFLNWRDTGNPEGGGSEVYVERVAAELVSRGHRVTVLCAAYPGAAGEELTGSGVRLLRRGGRHTVYLRAAVAWLAGWLGLGAVARRPYGMPDLVVDVGNGLPFLCPLYTRRPVIALVHHVHREQWPVVLGARAARIGWWIESRLAVRVYRRCRYVTVSSATRDELAGLGVDPARVTVIHNGTPELVGRPAPRATEPTLIVLGRLVPHKRVELALRAVAELAPRFPTIRLVVAGQGWWEERLRQVAGELGIAGRVRFTGYVTDTDKHALLSSAWLALTPSLKEGWGLTIVEAGAAGTPAVAFRSAGGVAEAIRDGVTGLLAADEDDFVARVGELLADDVRRLAMGEAARAHAATFTWPVAGARFAGLVTVLAGEPVPAPATARLAP, encoded by the coding sequence GTGCGCAGCTCTGACACCCCCGGACGGCACGTGCTCTTCCTGAACTGGCGGGACACCGGCAACCCGGAGGGCGGCGGTTCCGAGGTCTACGTCGAGCGGGTCGCCGCCGAACTCGTCAGCCGGGGTCATCGCGTCACGGTCCTCTGCGCCGCGTACCCGGGCGCGGCCGGCGAGGAGCTGACCGGCTCGGGCGTGCGGTTGCTGCGCCGGGGCGGCCGACACACCGTCTACCTGCGCGCCGCGGTCGCCTGGCTGGCCGGTTGGCTGGGGCTGGGGGCGGTGGCCCGGCGTCCGTACGGGATGCCTGACCTGGTGGTGGATGTCGGCAACGGACTGCCGTTCCTCTGTCCGCTCTACACCCGACGTCCGGTGATCGCCCTGGTCCATCACGTACACCGGGAACAGTGGCCGGTGGTGCTCGGCGCGCGGGCGGCCCGGATCGGCTGGTGGATCGAATCCCGGTTGGCGGTCCGGGTCTACCGGCGGTGCCGGTACGTGACGGTCTCGTCCGCCACCCGGGACGAGTTGGCCGGGCTGGGTGTCGACCCGGCCCGGGTGACCGTCATCCACAACGGCACCCCGGAGCTGGTCGGCCGCCCCGCCCCCCGGGCGACCGAGCCGACCCTGATAGTGCTGGGTCGGCTGGTGCCGCACAAGCGGGTGGAGCTGGCGCTGCGGGCGGTCGCCGAACTGGCGCCGCGATTCCCGACGATCCGCCTGGTGGTGGCCGGTCAGGGCTGGTGGGAGGAGCGGCTGCGGCAGGTCGCCGGCGAGCTGGGCATCGCCGGCCGGGTCCGGTTCACCGGGTACGTGACGGACACGGACAAACACGCGCTGCTCTCCTCGGCCTGGCTGGCGTTGACTCCCTCGCTCAAGGAGGGCTGGGGGCTGACCATCGTGGAGGCCGGCGCGGCGGGCACGCCAGCGGTGGCGTTCCGCTCGGCGGGCGGGGTCGCCGAGGCGATCCGGGACGGGGTCACCGGGCTGCTCGCCGCGGACGAGGACGACTTCGTGGCCCGGGTTGGGGAACTGCTTGCCGATGACGTCCGGCGGCTGGCGATGGGCGAGGCGGCCCGCGCCCACGCCGCGACCTTCACCTGGCCGGTGGCGGGTGCCCGGTTCGCCGGGCTGGTGACGGTGCTGGCCGGCGAACCGGTGCCGGCTCCGGCCACCGCTCGGTTGGCACCGTGA
- a CDS encoding DUF885 domain-containing protein — MGRIDDLANQYVADWAALSPTGATYVGISGYDDQLGDLSPDGFAARAELDRRLLADLDHVEPDTEAERTAKEAMQERIGLEQVRYAAGEVTSELNVISSELHSIRQVFDLMPSEGEPAVRNIAARLGQFAGAVEAYKTTLRQAAGQGHVSPRAQMVEVAKQCDAWTDPLGDNVFHDLVDRLIATGEAAEGGTLAAELRRGAAAATAATAGFAQFLRTELAPLGREKQAAGRERYELASQYFLGARVDLDETYAWGFEELARLEGEMRAVAGRIVGAGATIDEAVAALDGDPARKIQGKEAFRDWMQALADKAITELHGTHFDIPEQVRRIECCLAPTSDGGIYYTAPSEDFARPGRMWWAVPPGITEFSTWQEVTTVYHEGAPGHHLQVGQTQVRADLLNRWQRLLCWCSGHGEGWALYAERLMDDLGYLDDPGDRFGMLDGQAFRAARVIVDIGMHLELEIPQDNPFGFHPGQRWTPELGWEFLRAHCRVPDEILRFELNRYLGWPGQAPSYKVGERIWLQARDDAKARKGADFDLKAFHRDALNLGSLGLDPLRAALGRL; from the coding sequence GTGGGACGAATCGACGACCTCGCCAACCAGTACGTCGCCGACTGGGCGGCACTCAGCCCGACCGGCGCCACCTACGTCGGCATCAGCGGCTACGACGACCAGCTCGGCGATCTGTCGCCGGACGGCTTCGCCGCCCGCGCCGAACTGGACCGGCGGCTGCTCGCCGATCTCGACCACGTCGAACCCGACACCGAGGCCGAACGCACCGCCAAGGAGGCGATGCAGGAACGGATCGGGCTGGAACAGGTCCGGTACGCCGCCGGCGAGGTGACCAGCGAGCTCAACGTGATCTCCAGCGAGCTGCACAGCATCCGCCAGGTCTTCGACCTGATGCCCAGCGAGGGCGAACCGGCGGTGCGCAACATCGCCGCCCGGCTCGGCCAGTTCGCCGGCGCCGTCGAGGCGTACAAGACGACCCTGCGGCAGGCCGCCGGCCAGGGCCACGTCAGCCCGCGGGCCCAGATGGTCGAGGTCGCCAAGCAGTGCGACGCCTGGACCGACCCGCTCGGCGACAACGTCTTCCACGACCTGGTCGACCGGCTGATCGCCACCGGCGAGGCCGCCGAGGGCGGCACGCTCGCCGCCGAGCTGCGCCGGGGCGCCGCCGCCGCCACCGCCGCCACCGCCGGCTTCGCCCAGTTCCTCCGCACCGAACTGGCCCCCCTCGGCCGGGAGAAGCAGGCCGCCGGCCGGGAGCGCTACGAGCTGGCCTCGCAGTACTTCCTCGGTGCCCGGGTCGACCTCGACGAGACGTACGCCTGGGGGTTCGAGGAGCTGGCCCGGCTGGAGGGTGAGATGCGGGCGGTGGCCGGCCGGATCGTCGGTGCCGGCGCGACCATCGACGAGGCGGTGGCGGCGCTGGACGGCGACCCGGCCCGCAAGATCCAGGGCAAGGAGGCGTTCCGGGACTGGATGCAGGCGCTCGCCGACAAGGCGATCACCGAACTGCACGGCACCCACTTCGACATCCCCGAACAGGTCCGCCGGATCGAATGCTGCCTCGCCCCGACCAGCGACGGCGGGATCTACTACACCGCACCGAGCGAGGACTTCGCCCGGCCCGGCCGGATGTGGTGGGCGGTGCCGCCGGGCATCACCGAGTTCTCCACCTGGCAGGAGGTGACCACCGTCTACCACGAGGGCGCCCCCGGCCACCACCTGCAGGTCGGCCAGACCCAGGTCCGCGCGGACCTGCTCAACCGGTGGCAGCGGCTGCTCTGCTGGTGCTCCGGCCACGGCGAGGGCTGGGCGCTCTACGCGGAGCGGCTGATGGACGACCTCGGCTACCTGGACGACCCGGGCGACCGGTTCGGGATGCTCGACGGGCAGGCGTTCCGGGCCGCCCGGGTGATCGTCGACATCGGCATGCACCTGGAGCTGGAGATCCCCCAGGACAACCCGTTCGGGTTCCACCCCGGGCAGCGGTGGACCCCGGAGCTGGGCTGGGAGTTCCTGCGGGCGCACTGCCGGGTGCCGGACGAGATCCTGCGCTTCGAGCTGAACCGCTACCTGGGCTGGCCGGGACAGGCGCCGTCGTACAAGGTGGGCGAGCGGATCTGGCTGCAGGCCCGCGACGACGCGAAGGCCCGCAAGGGCGCCGACTTCGACCTGAAGGCGTTCCACCGGGACGCACTGAACCTCGGCTCCCTCGGTCTCGACCCGCTCCGCGCCGCCCTGGGCCGCCTCTGA
- a CDS encoding porin PorA family protein, which translates to MKRFVGAVLFGLGVLLLIFAIALPVYVTPAVSQLPYDLDRSTSVAVSEDSTYLRIASGQANIETGRLTSTVEVLPQAKLTREKMTGDLAGEAMVWSVYSQVRTLSDAVVSGYSTEFALDRRSAATVDWDGEWLDDGTEQPANYDGQVYKFPFDTQRTDYQVFDRDLRKSFPATFQEVTTVEGVEVYRFEQVVPEQPLVVSDSSLQVLLARFAPGATGGQVVYRNTRNYWVEPVTGVYVDVQDQPYKEFRPDGGGAPTVLLDADFRYDAATVQASADRAKENSASITLVSRTAPIGLGVLGAVLLLLGGWLVLSGPRPPAPPAEPGVAGDDPQPDQPASTAGTPAAPADIAETREDLAADRKPDPVPAGADAGRRGSADAAADARTPTDSEVDDEADEARTPAGVGAGVGRSGGDGPLNDVVPPASTNWVNGSVPTRDQSRD; encoded by the coding sequence GTGAAGCGGTTCGTCGGTGCCGTGCTGTTCGGCCTTGGCGTCCTGTTGCTCATTTTCGCGATCGCACTGCCGGTGTACGTCACCCCGGCGGTCAGTCAACTGCCGTACGACCTGGACCGGTCGACCTCGGTGGCGGTGTCGGAGGACTCGACCTACCTCCGGATCGCCTCGGGTCAGGCCAACATCGAAACCGGCAGGCTCACCTCCACCGTGGAGGTGCTACCACAGGCGAAGCTCACCCGGGAGAAGATGACCGGCGACCTCGCGGGAGAGGCGATGGTCTGGAGCGTCTACTCCCAGGTCCGCACCCTTTCCGACGCGGTGGTGAGCGGCTACAGCACCGAGTTCGCGCTGGATCGACGGTCGGCGGCGACCGTCGACTGGGACGGCGAGTGGCTCGACGACGGGACCGAGCAGCCGGCCAACTACGACGGTCAGGTGTACAAGTTCCCGTTCGACACCCAGCGGACCGACTACCAGGTCTTCGACCGTGATCTCCGCAAGTCCTTCCCGGCCACCTTCCAGGAGGTCACGACCGTCGAGGGTGTCGAGGTCTACCGGTTCGAGCAGGTGGTGCCCGAGCAGCCGCTGGTCGTCTCCGACAGCAGCCTGCAGGTGCTGCTGGCCCGGTTCGCGCCGGGCGCCACCGGCGGCCAGGTCGTCTACCGCAACACCCGCAACTACTGGGTCGAGCCGGTGACCGGCGTCTACGTCGACGTGCAGGACCAGCCGTACAAGGAGTTCCGGCCGGACGGCGGAGGCGCGCCGACCGTGCTGCTGGACGCGGACTTCCGGTACGACGCGGCCACCGTGCAGGCCAGCGCCGACCGGGCGAAGGAGAACTCGGCGTCGATCACGCTGGTGTCGCGTACCGCGCCGATCGGACTCGGGGTGCTGGGCGCCGTGCTGCTGCTGCTTGGTGGCTGGCTGGTGCTGTCCGGCCCTCGTCCGCCGGCCCCACCGGCCGAGCCGGGCGTGGCCGGTGACGACCCGCAGCCGGACCAGCCGGCCTCGACGGCTGGGACCCCCGCCGCCCCGGCCGACATCGCCGAAACCCGGGAGGACCTCGCCGCCGACCGCAAGCCAGACCCGGTGCCGGCCGGCGCGGACGCCGGGCGACGCGGTTCCGCCGACGCCGCGGCGGATGCCCGGACCCCGACGGACAGCGAGGTGGACGACGAGGCGGACGAGGCACGTACGCCGGCCGGGGTCGGGGCCGGAGTCGGCCGTTCGGGCGGTGACGGTCCACTCAACGACGTGGTGCCACCGGCCTCCACCAACTGGGTGAACGGCTCCGTGCCCACGCGCGACCAGTCGCGGGACTGA
- a CDS encoding acyltransferase has translation MSLAVQIPPLPRLAALDGVRVLGASAVIGQHVGFITGVITRESWGGWIAMMDFAVALFFVLSGFLLFRPYAKAAASAAPRPGVRRYYWRRALRILPAYWLVVAVCLTVLREDGPAPLGDWVRHLTLTQIYEIGQIRRGLGQTWSLATEVAFYLLLPLVAVALTGRGWRPARTLAATGIGLLITIGWLVAMGAGALDTGLHIMWLPSYAAWFAAGMALATAHVALRTGTAPRAWGILDRLGCAPLACWSIAVGLLAVATTPVTGPRGLVAPTAGEFAAQLGLYLAVAVLVMIPLIFGPTTRTSTLVGSAPVRWFGTLSYGMFLWHPFVLDMIYRVEGRAYFTGNPVRIYLMTWTGAVVFAAVSYYLLERPLMRWGTSPRRPRAGSTTDRAGRATENQSVVAAASAAS, from the coding sequence ATGTCTCTCGCAGTTCAAATACCCCCGCTGCCGCGGCTGGCCGCGCTGGACGGGGTGCGGGTGCTGGGCGCCTCCGCGGTGATCGGGCAGCACGTCGGGTTCATCACCGGCGTGATCACCCGGGAGTCCTGGGGCGGCTGGATCGCCATGATGGACTTCGCCGTCGCCCTGTTCTTCGTCCTCTCCGGGTTCCTGCTGTTCCGGCCGTACGCGAAGGCCGCCGCCAGCGCGGCACCGCGGCCCGGGGTACGCCGCTACTACTGGCGGCGGGCGCTGCGGATCCTGCCCGCGTACTGGCTGGTGGTGGCGGTCTGCCTGACCGTGCTGCGGGAGGACGGGCCGGCCCCGCTCGGCGACTGGGTGCGGCACCTGACGCTGACCCAGATCTACGAAATCGGGCAGATCCGGCGGGGCCTGGGGCAGACCTGGAGCCTCGCCACCGAAGTGGCGTTCTACCTGCTGCTGCCGCTGGTCGCGGTCGCGCTGACCGGCCGGGGCTGGCGGCCGGCACGGACCCTCGCGGCCACCGGCATCGGGCTGTTGATCACCATCGGCTGGCTGGTGGCGATGGGCGCCGGGGCGCTCGACACCGGCCTGCACATCATGTGGCTGCCGTCGTACGCGGCCTGGTTCGCCGCCGGGATGGCGCTGGCTACCGCGCACGTGGCGTTGCGCACCGGCACCGCGCCGCGCGCCTGGGGGATTCTCGACCGGCTCGGCTGCGCCCCGCTGGCCTGCTGGAGCATCGCCGTCGGACTGCTCGCGGTGGCGACCACCCCGGTCACCGGGCCGCGCGGCCTGGTGGCGCCGACCGCGGGCGAGTTCGCCGCGCAGCTGGGGCTGTATCTGGCCGTGGCGGTGCTGGTGATGATCCCGCTCATCTTCGGACCCACCACCCGGACCTCGACCCTCGTCGGGTCCGCGCCGGTGCGCTGGTTCGGCACGCTCTCGTACGGGATGTTTCTCTGGCACCCGTTCGTGCTGGACATGATCTACCGGGTCGAGGGGCGGGCGTACTTCACCGGCAATCCGGTCCGGATATACCTGATGACCTGGACCGGCGCGGTGGTGTTCGCGGCCGTCAGCTACTACCTGCTGGAACGGCCGCTGATGCGGTGGGGGACGTCGCCCCGCCGGCCGCGGGCCGGCAGCACGACCGACCGGGCCGGCCGGGCGACCGAGAACCAGAGCGTGGTGGCCGCCGCCAGCGCGGCGAGCTGA